A region from the Catellatospora sp. TT07R-123 genome encodes:
- a CDS encoding nitrite/sulfite reductase: MAAPAASTPAATTPGRAARKPRGEGQWALGHREPLNPNERTKKDDNGLNVRARVENIYAHRGFDSIDPADLRGRLRWWGLYTQRKPGIDGGRTAVLEPHELDDEYFMMRVRIDGGQLDLAQLRAVANVSIKYGRDTADITDRQNVQLHWVRIEDVPAIWREIEAVGLSSTEACGDTPRVVMGSPVAGVSADEVLDGTPAIQEIVEKYIGDPALSNLPRKFKSVVSWLADVPYEANDISFLGVVHPEHGPGFDLWVGGGLSTNPMLAQRLGAWIPLHEVAEVYAAVARLFRDYGYRRLRARARIKFLIADWGVEKFRQILEDEFLGRKLVDGPAPVLPEHAIDHIGVHRQRDGKFYVGVAAVAGRVSGTVLAQVADIAEAHGSGRVRLTPYQKLLVLDVAEEQVESLVAALDAIGLQARPSSFRRDTMACTGIEFCKLAIVETKATAARTVAHLEQVFGRIDGSVSINVNGCPNACARTQVADIGLKGQLVPGPNGEMVEGFQVHLGGALSMAQGQNPNFGRKLRGLKTTADELPEYAERLVRRYLDGRKDATEPFAEWVLRVDEEELR, encoded by the coding sequence ATGGCAGCACCAGCAGCAAGCACGCCGGCAGCCACCACCCCGGGCCGGGCTGCGCGCAAGCCGCGCGGAGAGGGTCAGTGGGCGCTGGGCCACCGCGAGCCCCTCAACCCCAATGAGCGCACGAAGAAGGACGACAACGGGCTCAACGTGCGCGCCCGCGTCGAGAACATCTACGCCCACCGCGGCTTCGACTCGATCGACCCGGCCGACCTGCGCGGCCGGCTCCGCTGGTGGGGGCTCTACACCCAGCGCAAGCCCGGCATCGACGGCGGGCGCACCGCGGTCCTGGAGCCGCACGAGCTCGACGACGAATACTTCATGATGCGCGTCCGCATCGACGGCGGTCAGCTCGACCTGGCCCAGCTGCGCGCGGTCGCGAACGTGTCGATCAAGTACGGCCGGGACACCGCCGACATCACCGACCGCCAGAACGTCCAGCTGCACTGGGTGCGGATCGAGGACGTGCCGGCGATCTGGCGGGAGATCGAGGCGGTCGGCCTGTCCAGCACCGAGGCCTGCGGCGACACCCCGCGCGTGGTCATGGGCAGCCCGGTGGCGGGCGTCAGTGCCGACGAGGTGCTCGACGGCACCCCGGCCATCCAGGAGATCGTCGAGAAGTACATCGGCGACCCGGCGCTGTCCAACCTGCCGCGCAAGTTCAAGTCCGTGGTCTCCTGGCTGGCCGACGTGCCGTACGAGGCCAACGACATCTCGTTCCTCGGCGTCGTGCACCCGGAGCACGGCCCCGGCTTCGACCTGTGGGTCGGTGGCGGCCTGTCCACCAACCCGATGCTGGCCCAGCGCCTGGGCGCCTGGATCCCGCTGCACGAGGTCGCCGAGGTGTACGCGGCGGTCGCCCGCCTGTTCCGCGACTACGGCTACCGCCGCCTGCGCGCCCGGGCCCGGATCAAGTTCCTGATCGCCGACTGGGGCGTGGAGAAGTTCCGCCAGATCCTGGAGGACGAGTTCCTCGGCCGCAAGCTCGTCGACGGTCCGGCGCCGGTGCTGCCCGAGCACGCCATCGACCACATCGGCGTGCACCGCCAGCGCGACGGGAAGTTCTACGTCGGCGTCGCCGCCGTGGCCGGGCGGGTCAGTGGCACGGTGCTGGCGCAGGTCGCCGACATCGCCGAGGCGCACGGGTCGGGGCGGGTGCGGCTGACGCCGTACCAGAAGCTGCTCGTCCTCGACGTCGCCGAGGAGCAGGTGGAGTCGCTGGTCGCGGCGCTGGACGCGATCGGGCTCCAGGCCCGGCCGTCGAGCTTCCGGCGCGACACGATGGCCTGCACCGGCATCGAGTTCTGCAAGCTGGCCATCGTCGAGACCAAGGCGACCGCGGCCAGGACCGTGGCGCACCTGGAGCAGGTGTTCGGCCGGATCGACGGCTCGGTCTCGATCAACGTCAACGGCTGCCCGAACGCCTGCGCCCGCACCCAGGTCGCCGACATCGGGCTCAAGGGCCAGCTGGTCCCGGGCCCGAACGGCGAGATGGTCGAGGGCTTCCAGGTGCACCTGGGCGGTGCGCTGAGCATGGCGCAGGGCCAGAACCCGAACTTCGGCCGCAAGCTGCGCGGCCTCAAGACCACCGCCGACGAACTGCCCGAGTACGCCGAGCGCCTGGTGCGCCGGTACCTCGACGGCCGCAAGGACGCGACCGAGCCGTTCGCCGAATGGGTGCTTCGCGTGGACGAAGAGGAACTTCGATGA
- a CDS encoding sensor histidine kinase translates to MSTLRELVEEHTSLGPADIDHLHRLAGDWQLISDLSFADLLLWVPVDNHAAGSPAFLCVAQVRPTTAPTAYQDDQVGRISHGAEVAHLAVAREQGRIWREGDPVWYGDTPARHEAIPVRRRSADGEAGDVMAVVGRDTNLSTARTPSQLELNYLTTADDLAQMIADGTFPATRHAGETTSAPRVGDGLIRLDGSGKVTYASPNAQSAIRRLGFSAHLVGEDLAALFNRLAEDPLEGSEASNRILGALRGDAPPRKEIEARTATVLSRALPLMPAGVPIGALVLVRDITEVKRRDRALITKDATIREIHHRVKNNLQTVAALLRLQARRVTLPEARAALEESVRRVASIALVHETLAMSADEAVEFDGIVDRVANAAAEVASPESPVRTRRDGTFGVLPAEIATPLVMVLNELLLNAVEHGFEAVGGSVPSGAEVVVHVERARRELRVVVADNGRGLPEDFDPTANKRLGLQIIRTLTTGELRGSIELRNREGGGTEAVLTVPLARRER, encoded by the coding sequence GTGTCGACACTGCGTGAGCTGGTGGAGGAGCACACCTCCCTGGGACCGGCCGATATCGATCATCTGCACCGGCTCGCCGGGGACTGGCAGCTGATCTCCGACCTGTCCTTCGCGGATCTGCTGCTGTGGGTGCCGGTGGACAACCACGCGGCCGGGTCGCCCGCGTTCCTGTGCGTCGCGCAGGTGCGCCCGACCACGGCACCCACGGCATACCAGGACGACCAGGTCGGCCGGATCTCGCACGGTGCCGAGGTGGCCCACCTGGCGGTGGCGCGCGAGCAGGGCCGGATCTGGCGCGAGGGCGACCCGGTCTGGTACGGCGACACCCCCGCCCGCCACGAGGCCATCCCGGTGCGCCGCCGCAGCGCCGACGGCGAGGCGGGCGACGTCATGGCCGTCGTCGGCCGCGACACCAACCTCTCCACCGCCCGCACCCCGAGCCAGCTCGAACTGAACTACCTGACCACCGCCGACGACCTGGCCCAGATGATCGCCGACGGCACGTTCCCGGCAACCCGGCACGCGGGGGAGACCACGTCGGCCCCGCGCGTCGGCGACGGCCTGATCCGGCTGGACGGCAGCGGCAAGGTCACGTACGCCTCGCCCAACGCGCAGTCGGCGATCCGGCGCCTGGGCTTCTCGGCCCACCTGGTCGGCGAGGACCTGGCCGCGCTGTTCAACCGGCTCGCCGAGGACCCGCTGGAGGGTTCGGAGGCCAGCAACCGCATCCTCGGCGCGCTGCGCGGGGACGCGCCGCCGCGCAAGGAGATCGAGGCGCGTACGGCCACCGTGCTCAGCCGCGCGCTGCCGCTGATGCCCGCCGGGGTGCCGATCGGCGCGCTGGTGCTGGTGCGCGACATCACCGAGGTGAAGCGGCGCGACCGCGCGCTGATCACCAAGGACGCGACCATCCGCGAGATCCACCACCGGGTCAAGAACAACCTCCAGACGGTGGCGGCGCTGCTGCGGTTGCAGGCCCGGCGGGTGACCCTGCCCGAGGCGCGGGCCGCGCTGGAGGAGTCGGTGCGCCGGGTCGCCTCGATCGCGCTGGTGCACGAGACGCTGGCGATGTCGGCCGACGAGGCGGTCGAGTTCGACGGGATCGTGGACCGGGTGGCCAACGCGGCGGCCGAGGTGGCGTCGCCGGAGTCGCCGGTGCGCACGCGCCGGGACGGCACCTTCGGCGTGCTGCCCGCCGAGATCGCCACCCCCCTGGTGATGGTGCTCAACGAGCTGCTGCTCAACGCGGTCGAGCACGGGTTCGAGGCGGTCGGGGGCAGTGTGCCCAGCGGCGCCGAGGTGGTGGTGCACGTGGAGCGGGCCCGCCGGGAGCTGCGGGTGGTGGTGGCCGACAACGGCCGCGGGCTGCCCGAGGACTTCGACCCGACCGCGAACAAGCGGCTCGGGCTCCAGATCATCCGTACGCTCACCACCGGCGAGCTGCGCGGCAGCATCGAGCTGCGCAACCGCGAGGGCGGCGGCACCGAGGCGGTCCTGACCGTCCCGCTGGCCCGGCGCGAGCGCTGA
- a CDS encoding SIS domain-containing protein: protein MATDIAEQPQVMAGLLEPAHAGAIAQVAKVIAQRQPKHVVFVARGTSDHAALYGSYLTEIRLGLPAGLASPSAITLFGARPDLSHALVVGVSQSGGSPDLTEVVRVAREAGALTLAVTNAPDSVLAQTAELSIDVAAGHERAVAATKTYTAELFALLQLVEGIRGGGTLPAEEQAALAALPELAAQTLADPTAAELAARYRFAARMVTTGRGYAYPSAREAALKLMETSYLPALAFSGADLLHGPLAMTQPDVPVLAFVGNGPGGQAMRDVLARLDERSADVVAVGPEQVAGAHAQLPVPAVDERYAPLLEILPVQQLVMELALARGNDPDAPRGLKKVTTTL, encoded by the coding sequence ATGGCGACCGACATCGCCGAGCAGCCGCAGGTGATGGCGGGTCTGCTGGAGCCGGCCCACGCCGGTGCCATCGCGCAGGTCGCCAAGGTGATCGCGCAGCGCCAGCCCAAGCACGTGGTGTTCGTGGCCCGCGGCACCTCCGACCACGCCGCGCTGTACGGGTCGTACCTCACCGAGATCCGTCTCGGCCTGCCCGCCGGGCTCGCCTCGCCGAGCGCGATCACCCTCTTCGGCGCCCGCCCCGACCTGTCGCACGCGCTGGTCGTCGGCGTCTCCCAGAGCGGCGGCTCGCCCGACCTCACCGAGGTCGTCCGCGTGGCCCGCGAGGCCGGGGCGCTCACGCTGGCCGTCACCAACGCGCCCGACTCGGTGCTGGCGCAGACCGCCGAGCTGTCGATCGACGTGGCCGCCGGGCACGAGCGCGCCGTGGCGGCGACCAAGACGTACACCGCGGAGCTGTTCGCGCTGCTCCAGCTGGTCGAGGGCATCCGCGGCGGCGGCACGCTGCCCGCCGAGGAGCAGGCCGCCCTGGCCGCCCTGCCCGAGCTGGCCGCGCAGACCCTCGCCGACCCCACCGCCGCCGAGCTCGCGGCCCGCTACCGGTTCGCCGCGCGGATGGTGACCACCGGCCGCGGCTACGCGTACCCGTCGGCGCGCGAGGCGGCGCTGAAGCTCATGGAGACCTCGTACCTGCCCGCGCTGGCGTTCTCCGGCGCGGACCTGCTGCACGGCCCGCTGGCGATGACCCAGCCCGACGTGCCGGTGCTGGCGTTCGTCGGCAACGGCCCCGGCGGGCAGGCCATGCGCGACGTGCTGGCCCGGCTCGACGAGCGCAGTGCCGACGTGGTCGCGGTCGGCCCCGAGCAGGTCGCCGGGGCGCACGCGCAGCTGCCGGTGCCCGCCGTGGACGAGCGCTACGCCCCGCTGCTGGAGATCCTGCCGGTGCAGCAGCTGGTCATGGAGCTGGCGCTGGCCCGGGGCAACGACCCGGACGCCCCGCGCGGGCTGAAGAAGGTCACCACCACGCTCTGA
- a CDS encoding tetratricopeptide repeat protein, which produces MSDGVDDPHQEALGELALAALAWDEQDFEHAANHLCAALAHEPTLPEAHELLARLAARDDDGGVALFRPGRRAFIGQVVAYAHVLARRGDVVDALSLLAQATAHDPSRPWADVAWVHAVDPGRINPEHLVGVLLTVLGALPDPAPAPVAAANRAYLVLAERALTAFPRAALLHGAASGVARRMGAVPLALRWAERGAYLESGKLTEMWRANALRADGQLDAAVAAMRAAQRHDPDDLAVTSDLAIWLTEAGRPDEGLRLIEAAVRRDPTYDCAVHTAHRLRFLADGDPGHLVALADFMRAQPSGSHEHLDLDECCEALPWLGYVPPPTGAPSGPAAPLRGGGELDALLDLDWGPPPSRYDLAIRLSSLRTEDLLAVLHAAEGGDAGARRRQLWCCLGLLHHRTGEPWATSTRRRTLVDLAFGPADGAAEAALYALATAAWVDPDCRADVAELVAARFDAAASAEGGATVAQLAFITPGLDEAVRTRVWAVCAGHWPRPYTPMAHRALPAPPRRSWLDRLLRRP; this is translated from the coding sequence ATGTCGGACGGCGTCGACGACCCGCACCAGGAGGCGCTGGGCGAACTCGCCCTCGCCGCCCTGGCCTGGGACGAGCAGGACTTCGAGCACGCCGCGAACCACCTGTGCGCGGCCCTGGCCCACGAGCCGACCCTTCCCGAGGCGCACGAGCTGCTGGCCCGGCTGGCCGCGCGCGACGACGACGGCGGCGTCGCCCTGTTCCGGCCCGGACGGCGCGCGTTCATCGGGCAGGTCGTGGCGTACGCGCACGTGCTGGCCCGGCGCGGGGACGTCGTCGACGCCCTGTCGCTGCTGGCCCAGGCCACCGCGCACGACCCCTCCCGGCCCTGGGCCGACGTCGCCTGGGTGCACGCGGTGGACCCGGGCCGGATCAACCCCGAGCACCTGGTCGGCGTGCTGCTGACCGTGCTCGGCGCGCTGCCCGACCCGGCCCCCGCGCCGGTCGCCGCGGCCAACCGCGCCTACCTCGTGCTGGCCGAACGGGCGCTGACCGCGTTCCCGCGCGCGGCGCTGCTGCACGGGGCGGCCTCCGGGGTGGCCCGGCGGATGGGCGCGGTGCCGCTGGCGCTGCGCTGGGCCGAGCGCGGGGCGTACCTGGAGTCGGGCAAGCTCACCGAGATGTGGCGGGCCAACGCGCTGCGCGCGGACGGGCAGCTCGACGCGGCCGTGGCGGCGATGCGGGCGGCGCAGCGGCACGACCCCGACGACCTGGCCGTCACCTCCGACCTGGCCATCTGGCTGACCGAGGCGGGGCGGCCCGACGAGGGCCTGCGGCTGATCGAGGCGGCGGTGCGGCGCGACCCGACGTACGACTGCGCCGTGCACACCGCACACCGGCTGCGGTTCCTGGCCGACGGCGACCCCGGCCACCTGGTGGCGCTGGCCGACTTCATGCGCGCCCAGCCCTCGGGCAGCCACGAGCACCTCGACCTCGACGAGTGCTGCGAGGCGCTGCCGTGGCTCGGCTACGTCCCGCCGCCGACCGGCGCGCCGTCCGGCCCGGCCGCCCCGTTGCGCGGCGGCGGCGAGCTCGACGCGCTGCTCGACCTCGACTGGGGGCCACCGCCCTCGCGATACGACCTGGCGATCCGGCTGTCGTCGCTGCGCACCGAGGACCTGCTGGCCGTGCTGCACGCCGCCGAGGGCGGGGACGCGGGCGCCCGGCGGCGGCAGCTGTGGTGCTGCCTCGGGCTGCTGCACCACCGCACCGGCGAGCCGTGGGCCACCTCGACCCGCCGCCGCACGCTGGTCGACCTGGCGTTCGGCCCGGCCGACGGCGCCGCCGAGGCGGCACTGTACGCCCTGGCCACCGCCGCGTGGGTGGATCCGGACTGCCGGGCCGACGTGGCCGAGCTGGTCGCGGCGCGCTTCGACGCGGCCGCCTCCGCCGAGGGCGGCGCGACGGTGGCGCAGCTCGCCTTCATCACGCCGGGACTGGACGAGGCGGTCCGGACCCGGGTCTGGGCCGTCTGCGCCGGGCACTGGCCCCGGCCGTACACCCCGATGGCGCACCGGGCACTGCCCGCGCCGCCGCGGCGCTCCTGGTTGGACCGCCTCCTGCGCCGCCCCTGA
- a CDS encoding MDR family MFS transporter, with the protein MTEVLDRASSPTIPKPNLKVVLPGLMLAILLAMLDNMIVGTAMPRIVGELGGLDKLSWVVTAYVLGTTISTPIWGKLGDLYGRKTIFLTSIVIFLIGSALSGAAGEIDPASGMTQLIAFRALQGLGGGGLMVGAMAIIGDLVPPRERGKYQGMMAAIMGVAMIAGPFIGGFITDHADWRWAFYINLPLGGVGLFVLATTLHLPKYRTEHRIDWIGAALLSVGVTALVLITTWGGSKYAWGSKEIIGLAVAGVLLLGVFLWTQTRVPEPILPLGIFRNRNFSLVSIIGFMVGFAMFGAISFLPLYMQTVQGASATNSGLLLLPMMAGMMVTSVVAGRTITKTGKYRIFPILGGVVLAVSMFLLTRLDTDTSRTESSIYILLLGIGMGFLMQTTMLIAQNSVDRKDLGVSSSTATFVRSIGGSFGVSLFGAVFINRLKDDIAANVPAGAGSSMGSINIGALQPTQLDALPPAVKQIVIHGISFATSGLFWWALGFAILVPVAAWFIKEVPLRGAEPAAEGAEGEAELRPLVAID; encoded by the coding sequence GTGACCGAAGTCCTAGATCGGGCGTCATCCCCGACAATCCCCAAGCCGAACCTCAAGGTCGTGCTGCCCGGTCTGATGCTCGCCATCCTGCTGGCGATGCTCGACAACATGATCGTCGGTACCGCGATGCCGCGGATCGTCGGCGAGCTGGGCGGCCTGGACAAGCTCTCCTGGGTGGTCACGGCGTACGTGCTCGGCACCACCATCTCGACCCCGATCTGGGGCAAGCTCGGCGACCTGTACGGCCGCAAGACCATCTTCCTGACCTCGATCGTGATCTTCCTGATCGGCTCGGCCCTGTCGGGCGCCGCGGGCGAGATCGACCCGGCCTCGGGCATGACCCAGCTGATCGCCTTCCGGGCGCTGCAGGGCCTCGGCGGCGGCGGTCTGATGGTCGGCGCGATGGCGATCATCGGTGACCTCGTGCCCCCGCGCGAGCGCGGCAAGTACCAGGGCATGATGGCCGCGATCATGGGTGTCGCGATGATCGCGGGCCCGTTCATCGGCGGCTTCATCACCGACCACGCCGACTGGCGCTGGGCCTTCTACATCAACCTGCCCCTCGGCGGCGTCGGCCTGTTCGTGCTGGCCACCACCCTGCACCTGCCGAAGTACCGCACCGAGCACCGCATCGACTGGATCGGCGCCGCGCTGCTCAGCGTCGGCGTGACCGCGCTCGTCCTGATCACCACCTGGGGCGGCTCCAAGTACGCGTGGGGCTCGAAGGAGATCATCGGGCTGGCCGTCGCGGGCGTGCTGCTGCTGGGCGTCTTCCTGTGGACCCAGACCCGGGTTCCGGAGCCGATCCTGCCGCTGGGCATCTTCCGCAACCGCAACTTCAGCCTGGTCTCGATCATCGGCTTCATGGTCGGCTTCGCGATGTTCGGCGCGATCTCCTTCCTGCCGCTGTACATGCAGACCGTCCAGGGCGCCTCGGCGACCAACAGCGGCCTGCTGCTGCTGCCGATGATGGCGGGCATGATGGTGACCTCGGTCGTCGCGGGCCGCACCATCACCAAGACCGGCAAGTACCGGATCTTCCCGATCCTCGGCGGCGTGGTGCTCGCGGTCTCGATGTTCCTGCTCACCCGCCTGGACACCGACACCAGCCGGACCGAGTCGTCGATCTACATCCTGCTCCTGGGCATCGGCATGGGCTTCCTGATGCAGACCACCATGCTGATCGCGCAGAACAGCGTCGACCGCAAGGACCTGGGCGTCTCCAGCTCGACCGCGACGTTCGTCCGCTCCATCGGCGGCTCGTTCGGTGTGTCGCTGTTCGGCGCGGTGTTCATCAACCGCCTGAAGGACGACATCGCCGCCAACGTCCCGGCCGGCGCGGGCAGCTCGATGGGCAGCATCAACATCGGTGCGCTCCAGCCGACCCAGCTCGACGCCCTGCCGCCGGCGGTCAAGCAGATCGTGATCCACGGCATCTCGTTCGCGACCTCGGGCCTGTTCTGGTGGGCGCTGGGCTTCGCGATCCTGGTCCCGGTCGCGGCCTGGTTCATCAAGGAGGTGCCGCTGCGCGGCGCCGAGCCTGCCGCCGAGGGTGCCGAGGGCGAGGCCGAGCTGCGCCCGCTGGTCGCCATCGACTGA
- a CDS encoding TetR/AcrR family transcriptional regulator codes for MNPAEHRAESRPDTRARIQAVALELFTEHGYDATSLREIAERLGVTKAALYYHFKSKEEIVDSFSADHFEKIKEIVAWGQQQERTPQFRREFLQRYADQLYRGQHHQIMKFFHQNQPAIKHTQNGARMREVFIQVIDLLADPATASPTDRLRAGLAVMSLHASWLLLENEQITDDQRQEASVEVALDLIDRAGQSG; via the coding sequence ATGAACCCTGCAGAGCACCGCGCCGAGAGCCGGCCGGACACCCGGGCCCGCATCCAGGCCGTCGCGCTCGAACTGTTCACCGAGCACGGCTACGATGCCACGTCCCTGCGCGAGATCGCCGAGCGCCTCGGCGTGACGAAGGCCGCACTCTACTACCACTTCAAGAGCAAAGAAGAGATCGTCGACAGCTTCAGCGCCGACCACTTCGAGAAGATCAAAGAGATCGTGGCCTGGGGCCAGCAGCAGGAGCGCACCCCGCAGTTCCGGCGCGAGTTCCTCCAGCGCTACGCCGACCAGCTCTACCGGGGCCAGCACCACCAGATCATGAAGTTCTTCCACCAGAACCAGCCGGCGATCAAGCACACCCAGAACGGCGCGCGCATGCGCGAGGTGTTCATCCAGGTCATCGACCTGCTCGCCGACCCGGCCACGGCCAGCCCGACCGACCGGCTGCGCGCCGGCCTGGCGGTGATGTCGCTGCACGCGAGCTGGCTGCTGCTGGAGAACGAGCAGATCACCGACGACCAGCGCCAGGAGGCGTCCGTCGAGGTCGCGCTGGACCTGATCGACCGCGCGGGTCAGAGCGGATAG
- a CDS encoding GNAT family N-acetyltransferase translates to MTAGIVVRSAVPADLDEIGELSVAAYRGDGQTREGHPYEAHLLDAGARADLGALLVAADAATGRVLGAVTFVLAGTPLAEVSKAGEAEFRMLAVTPSAQGRGVGEALVRACLDRAAEAGCATVVICVRDFARDAQRLYERLGFERFPERDWSPLPGVTLLGLRYPL, encoded by the coding sequence ATGACGGCCGGGATCGTCGTCCGGTCGGCCGTCCCCGCCGACCTGGACGAGATCGGCGAGCTGTCCGTCGCCGCGTACCGGGGTGACGGGCAGACCCGCGAGGGGCACCCGTACGAGGCGCACCTGCTCGACGCGGGCGCCCGTGCCGACCTGGGCGCGCTGCTGGTGGCGGCGGACGCCGCGACCGGCCGGGTGCTGGGCGCGGTCACGTTCGTGCTGGCGGGCACCCCGCTGGCGGAGGTCTCCAAGGCGGGGGAGGCCGAGTTCCGGATGCTGGCGGTCACGCCGTCGGCGCAGGGCCGCGGGGTCGGCGAGGCGCTGGTGCGCGCCTGCCTGGACCGGGCCGCCGAGGCGGGCTGCGCCACCGTCGTCATCTGCGTGCGCGACTTCGCGCGCGACGCCCAGCGCCTCTACGAGCGCCTGGGCTTCGAGCGGTTCCCCGAGCGCGACTGGTCGCCGCTGCCCGGGGTGACCCTGCTCGGGCTGCGCTATCCGCTCTGA
- a CDS encoding biotin/lipoyl-binding carrier protein gives MAEEIRAEMVANVWKVVAAAGDEVSDGDTLVILESMKMEIPVITESDGVVSKIAVNEGDVVQEGDLIAVIE, from the coding sequence ATGGCCGAGGAGATCCGGGCCGAGATGGTGGCGAACGTGTGGAAGGTCGTGGCGGCTGCCGGTGACGAGGTCTCCGACGGCGACACCCTGGTCATCCTCGAGTCGATGAAGATGGAGATCCCCGTCATCACCGAGTCCGACGGCGTCGTTTCCAAGATCGCCGTGAACGAGGGCGACGTCGTCCAGGAGGGCGACCTGATCGCCGTCATCGAATGA
- a CDS encoding 50S ribosomal protein bL37 yields the protein MGKRARKKRQRKGSKANHGKRPNS from the coding sequence ATGGGCAAGCGCGCACGTAAGAAGAGGCAGCGCAAGGGCTCGAAGGCCAACCACGGCAAGCGACCCAACAGCTAA